In Garra rufa chromosome 15, GarRuf1.0, whole genome shotgun sequence, a single genomic region encodes these proteins:
- the LOC141287572 gene encoding uncharacterized protein translates to MRNLKISALLLFAMAALHCGISEDTEVIKGNCNDTVRLPCKAADRTKTYRYIMWYKTEKSPIIKRKSNSYTLYNFTSISLGDKETLVLNGVQPSDSGKYKCYLAADVGGQNDESSVVLNISECLNLSTVYPISTTVPADSCPAVEELTVPWAVIGLSLITVTKIVLCIITVGVCDRVIFRTVRRKQEVRGSKTGRSSWKE, encoded by the exons ATGAGAAATCTGAAGATTTCAG CACTGCTGTTGTTTGCAATGGCAGCATTGCACTGCGGTATTTCAGAAGACACAGAAGTTATTAAGGGTAACTGTAATGATACCGTCAGACTTCCTTGTAAAGCTGCCGACCGAACAAAAACTTACCGTTACATCATGTGGTATAAAACAGAG AAAAGTCCTATCATTAAGAGGAAAAGCAATAGCTATACATTGTATAACTTTACGTCCATTTCTCTGGGAGATAAAGAGACCCTGGTGTTAAATGGAGTGCAGCCTTCAGACTCTGGAAAATATAAATGCTACCTGGCTGCAGATGTTGGAGGTCAAAATGACGAATCTTCTGTTGTATTGAATATCTCAG AATGTTTGAATTTGAGCACAGTTTATCCCATCAGCACCACAGTCCCTGCTGATTCCTGTCCTGCTGTAGAAGAATTAACTGTTCCCTGGGCTGTGATCGGCCTTTCTCTTATCACCGTGACCAAAATTGTTCTTTGCATTATAACTGTGGGG GTGTGTGATCGAGTCATATTTAGAACCGTAAGAAGAAAACAGGAAGTAAGGGGAAGCAAGACTGGACGGTCAAGCTGGAAAGAGTGA